A genomic stretch from Shewanella woodyi ATCC 51908 includes:
- the tnpA gene encoding IS200/IS605-like element ISShwo2 family transposase → MSRYEKASHVYWRCQYHIVWTPKYRFRILKNKLGKDVYRCIHVYSEQLGCVVVELNVQIDHVHLVIKVPPKLSISKLMGALKGKIALKMFSKYPYLRKNKLWGNHFWQRGYFVDTVGINEEVIRRYVRHQEKVEKQEQPQLDLK, encoded by the coding sequence ATGAGTAGATATGAGAAAGCATCGCATGTGTATTGGCGATGTCAATATCACATAGTTTGGACACCTAAGTATAGGTTTAGGATTTTAAAGAATAAGTTAGGAAAAGATGTTTACCGATGTATTCATGTCTATAGTGAGCAGTTAGGGTGTGTGGTTGTAGAGTTGAATGTACAAATAGACCATGTACATCTGGTTATCAAAGTTCCTCCGAAGCTATCGATTTCAAAGTTGATGGGTGCTTTAAAAGGTAAAATTGCTTTGAAAATGTTTAGCAAGTATCCGTATCTTCGGAAAAATAAGCTATGGGGAAATCACTTTTGGCAAAGAGGTTACTTTGTTGACACAGTGGGGATTAATGAGGAAGTGATTCGAAGATATGTAAGGCATCAAGAAAAGGTTGAAAAACAGGAGCAGCCGCAATTAGATTTGAAGTAG